A window from uncultured Desulfobacter sp. encodes these proteins:
- a CDS encoding beta-ketoacyl synthase N-terminal-like domain-containing protein, translating to MSLKRVDIAVVGMAGIFPGACDTQQFIANVMAKKSSIIPVPQDRWGVPSDIMVDNRAGAPLPDRACSRFAGLIRPSVFDPANLDLYSCADMPMHGLDNDFFYHLDPVHHLTLAVGGDLIRNARLSRENLARTGVVLAAIALPTPGASRLTHDLFWAANPVMPSIHQAWGAGMLSAPASILARVFGLAGGSFTLDAACASSLFSIKLACEQLLSGKVDAMVAGGVSRPQSLYTQVGFTQLQALSPTGRCAPFDRDANGLVVGEGAGLVLLKRLDDALACQDTIHAVIKGWGVSNDIEGNLVAPASEGQVRAMCHAFDMAGWSFDDIQYMECHGSGTPKGDQVEVRSIVQMLETYRCMDTSLSIGSVKSNIGHLLTGAGAAGFIKTVMAMNQELLPPSNNFNALPDDSPFKNTGVRVQDTPAPWGAGGDGEPMRAAVSAFGFGGINAQILVESFKPEFRSYAVGALPALVEKSVPCAIVGMGLISGGAANLGDFSQLLFGGKTLAGRPGEARWRRSDHLPPEIRNAQTLFMDELSIDLKDFNIPPNQMHQILPQHLIMLKAAMAALADAGISPKPDASQPPRVNMGCAVGIDFDFGATDYHLRWQIQGQDNNVSQDVLDTIGPSLNFDSTLGALGGIVASRLARAFKLGGPCFTLSADEASGQTAIDIAVKSLSSGETNTFLCAAVDLAGDIRSFSRDLVLTGADPMTLPSEGAVALVLKPLAAAQKDNDRIYAVVNGVGAAGGAALAGETGVQAQGFRSTVVQTSLQTALDQAGIPLNEIGLGTATHSASHFLGAAETSVFESKDLPVFCPSALSGHAGMAAGLFTVTAAALCLYARKFPGCLPNTSGIPQTAVAGCLTRDGIAGHVVLSGYRNPGQGGDGPDIPLAQDKNETSPTRIRIPMTRPPFPRNLISTEDLGFELPAAPLWGACDNIPELLAQTQAVTARAHERFLELSAQNTQAMTEQLAAIAGALSTGANVSTGLEPICPSQETTILPDLFMDREQCLEFAVGKAGNVLGPDFDIIDTYPVRVRLPAEPLMLVDRIVSVHGEKLSLTSGKVVTQHDVLENAWYLDGGKAPVSISIEAGQADLFLCSWLGIDHKVKGKRKYRLLDAKVTFHRSLPVPRETIEYHIEIDRFLKQGDIYLFFFHYQGYINQLPFISMRDGCAGFFTEQEVENSGGIILKKEDKEINIQGPPPEWFASKERLSLDYAQVEALRTGDLETAFGADFQGKRTGKNQWLPGGPMRLIHRVLDLDPTGGRFGMGRIIAQADIHPDDWFLTCHFIDDMVMPGTLMYECCAHTLRVFLQRMGWVLPHDDISYNVLENNESDLKCRGPVTRATKKALYDIEIKSIGYEPQPFVTADAHMFSDDLEIVFYKDMGMKLEGVTRQELEAYWRRR from the coding sequence ATGAGTTTGAAACGCGTAGATATTGCCGTGGTCGGCATGGCAGGTATATTTCCCGGCGCCTGTGATACCCAACAGTTCATTGCCAATGTTATGGCGAAAAAATCCAGTATCATTCCGGTGCCCCAGGACAGATGGGGTGTGCCCTCTGACATTATGGTGGACAACCGTGCCGGTGCCCCTTTACCAGACCGTGCCTGCAGCCGGTTTGCCGGATTGATCCGCCCATCTGTATTCGATCCTGCCAACCTGGACCTTTATTCCTGTGCGGACATGCCTATGCATGGCCTGGACAATGATTTTTTCTATCACCTGGATCCGGTTCACCATCTGACCCTTGCTGTCGGCGGTGATTTAATCCGCAACGCCCGGCTGTCCAGGGAAAACCTTGCGCGCACAGGGGTTGTGCTGGCCGCCATTGCCTTGCCTACGCCAGGAGCGTCACGGCTGACCCACGATCTTTTTTGGGCTGCCAATCCTGTCATGCCATCCATACACCAGGCATGGGGTGCCGGAATGCTGTCGGCTCCGGCTTCGATTCTGGCAAGGGTGTTTGGATTGGCCGGCGGCAGTTTTACCCTGGATGCCGCCTGTGCTTCATCTCTATTTTCCATAAAACTTGCCTGCGAGCAACTGCTGTCAGGAAAGGTGGATGCCATGGTGGCAGGCGGGGTGTCCCGACCCCAGTCTTTGTATACCCAGGTGGGATTCACCCAGCTGCAGGCCCTGTCACCCACGGGTCGTTGCGCCCCCTTTGACCGGGATGCCAATGGATTGGTGGTGGGGGAGGGGGCCGGTTTAGTTCTGCTCAAACGCCTGGACGATGCCCTGGCCTGCCAGGACACCATCCATGCAGTGATTAAAGGATGGGGCGTGAGCAACGATATTGAAGGCAACCTGGTGGCTCCGGCCAGTGAAGGTCAGGTCCGGGCCATGTGCCATGCCTTTGATATGGCCGGCTGGTCCTTTGATGATATCCAGTACATGGAGTGTCATGGCTCCGGAACGCCCAAGGGAGATCAGGTGGAAGTTCGAAGCATCGTACAGATGCTTGAAACATATCGATGCATGGACACAAGCCTGTCCATTGGATCTGTGAAGTCCAACATCGGCCACTTGCTGACAGGTGCCGGTGCGGCCGGATTTATCAAAACAGTCATGGCCATGAATCAGGAACTGCTGCCGCCATCCAACAATTTTAATGCCCTGCCGGACGATTCGCCGTTTAAAAATACCGGGGTAAGGGTTCAAGATACGCCTGCTCCCTGGGGGGCTGGCGGAGATGGAGAACCTATGCGGGCCGCAGTGTCCGCCTTTGGGTTTGGCGGCATCAATGCCCAGATCCTTGTGGAATCTTTTAAGCCTGAATTCCGCAGTTATGCGGTAGGTGCTTTACCTGCCCTGGTTGAAAAGAGCGTTCCTTGTGCCATTGTGGGCATGGGGTTGATTTCAGGTGGTGCCGCCAACCTTGGAGATTTTTCCCAACTTCTTTTTGGCGGAAAAACCCTTGCAGGGCGTCCGGGAGAAGCCCGCTGGCGTAGATCCGATCATTTGCCCCCTGAAATCCGAAACGCCCAGACCCTGTTTATGGATGAACTGAGTATTGATCTCAAAGACTTCAATATCCCCCCCAACCAGATGCATCAAATTCTTCCCCAGCATCTGATTATGCTCAAAGCGGCCATGGCGGCTTTGGCCGATGCCGGCATCTCTCCCAAACCGGACGCGTCACAACCGCCCCGGGTGAATATGGGGTGTGCCGTGGGTATTGACTTTGATTTCGGGGCCACGGATTACCATTTAAGATGGCAGATCCAGGGGCAGGACAACAATGTTTCCCAGGATGTCCTGGACACCATTGGGCCGTCTTTAAATTTTGATTCAACATTGGGCGCCCTTGGGGGAATTGTGGCATCCCGCCTGGCCCGGGCGTTTAAGCTGGGCGGCCCCTGCTTTACGCTATCTGCGGATGAAGCCTCGGGACAGACAGCCATTGATATTGCCGTAAAGTCTCTGTCAAGCGGTGAGACGAATACCTTTTTATGTGCGGCTGTCGACCTTGCCGGCGACATCAGAAGTTTTAGCCGGGATCTGGTTTTGACCGGCGCAGACCCTATGACATTGCCTTCGGAAGGGGCTGTGGCTCTGGTTCTCAAACCCCTGGCGGCCGCACAAAAAGATAATGACCGGATTTATGCCGTGGTTAACGGCGTGGGTGCAGCCGGGGGCGCTGCCCTTGCCGGTGAAACCGGTGTGCAAGCCCAGGGTTTCCGCTCAACGGTTGTTCAAACCTCCTTGCAAACGGCCCTGGACCAAGCCGGTATACCATTAAATGAGATAGGACTGGGTACTGCCACCCACAGTGCATCCCACTTTTTGGGGGCAGCGGAAACCTCTGTTTTTGAATCCAAGGACTTACCTGTTTTCTGTCCGTCGGCTTTGTCCGGCCATGCCGGGATGGCCGCAGGCCTGTTCACCGTTACGGCTGCCGCATTATGTCTATATGCCCGAAAGTTTCCAGGCTGTTTGCCTAATACCTCCGGTATTCCCCAAACAGCAGTTGCAGGATGCCTGACCCGGGATGGTATTGCCGGGCATGTTGTCTTGTCTGGCTACCGGAATCCAGGGCAGGGTGGGGACGGCCCGGATATTCCGTTGGCTCAGGATAAAAATGAAACATCGCCTACCCGCATCCGGATTCCTATGACCCGTCCGCCATTTCCCCGGAATTTGATTTCCACAGAGGATTTGGGTTTTGAGCTGCCAGCAGCACCGCTTTGGGGAGCTTGCGACAATATTCCTGAACTGCTGGCCCAAACCCAGGCTGTAACGGCCAGGGCCCACGAACGTTTTCTGGAATTATCCGCCCAAAACACACAGGCCATGACCGAGCAGTTGGCTGCCATTGCCGGTGCACTGTCAACGGGGGCAAATGTGTCGACCGGTTTAGAACCGATCTGCCCATCCCAGGAAACCACTATACTCCCCGATCTGTTCATGGACCGGGAGCAATGCCTTGAATTTGCTGTGGGAAAAGCAGGCAACGTGCTGGGTCCTGATTTCGATATTATTGACACCTATCCGGTCCGGGTGCGGTTGCCCGCTGAGCCTTTGATGCTGGTGGATCGCATTGTTTCCGTGCATGGGGAAAAACTGTCGTTAACCTCCGGAAAAGTGGTCACCCAGCATGATGTCCTTGAAAATGCCTGGTACCTGGACGGCGGCAAAGCCCCTGTTTCCATCTCCATTGAAGCGGGCCAGGCCGATCTGTTCCTTTGTTCCTGGCTGGGCATCGACCACAAGGTCAAAGGAAAGCGTAAATACCGGCTGCTGGATGCCAAGGTGACGTTCCACCGAAGCCTGCCCGTGCCCAGGGAAACCATTGAATACCACATTGAGATTGATCGGTTTCTAAAGCAGGGTGACATCTATCTTTTCTTTTTTCATTACCAGGGATATATCAACCAGCTGCCCTTTATCTCCATGCGCGATGGATGCGCAGGCTTTTTCACCGAACAGGAGGTGGAAAATTCCGGCGGCATTATCCTAAAAAAAGAAGACAAAGAGATAAACATCCAGGGGCCGCCGCCTGAATGGTTTGCCTCGAAAGAACGACTGAGCTTGGATTATGCCCAGGTGGAAGCTCTTCGCACAGGAGATCTTGAAACCGCATTTGGTGCAGATTTTCAAGGAAAACGCACCGGAAAAAATCAATGGCTGCCCGGCGGGCCCATGCGTTTGATACACCGGGTGCTTGATCTGGATCCCACCGGCGGGCGATTCGGCATGGGCCGGATTATTGCCCAGGCCGACATCCATCCCGATGACTGGTTTTTAACCTGTCATTTTATTGATGATATGGTGATGCCGGGAACCTTGATGTATGAATGCTGTGCCCACACCTTGCGGGTATTTTTACAGCGCATGGGCTGGGTGCTGCCCCATGATGACATCAGTTATAATGTATTGGAAAACAACGAAAGTGATCTTAAGTGCCGGGGCCCTGTGACCCGGGCTACTAAAAAAGCACTTTACGATATTGAAATAAAATCAATCGGATATGAACCACAGCCTTTTGTGACGGCGGATGCACATATGTTTTCTGATGACCTTGAAATTGTGTTTTACAAGGATATGGGAATGAAATTGGAAGGTGTAACCCGCCAGGAGCTTGAGGCTTACTGGAGAAGAAGATGA